A stretch of DNA from Gymnodinialimonas sp. 57CJ19:
CAGCTCTTGTGCAGCCACGTCGGCTACGTCTTCCACCACGGGGGCCGTCTGCGGGGCAACGGCGGGCTGGATTGCGGCGACAGGTGCGATAGGGGCAGCCGATCCAAGGGCGGCCATCGGGCGCGGTGTTTGCCCCGTCGCAAGGAAGCCACCGGCCACACCGGAGACGGTGAACAGGCCTGCTGCCAGCAACACCGACGGTGTCGCGACCAGCTTGCGATAATGATCTGCACGACGCGATGCGTGGGCCAGGCGTTGGCCGGCGTCGTCGTGTTCCATGTCTTGCTGCATGCGTTTTCTAAAGATCGCCATCAAACATACTCCGTTTGTGTAGACGACGCGCCTAAGAGCGTTGCGCCGTCTGGATACGCTACGGATACACGGGTGAAAGGTGTTGATATGGCGACCCAGCCGCACCGGAGTGCGCGTATTCGGCGCTGTCCCGCACCGACAATCCCCACAAGGGGAGCCAAGCATCGAGGGATCACCCTCGAGTGTCTGAAGACCAACATGCTCACGTGTACCTGCCCAATATTTGCCGGTGCTTTGATGCCCGACTTGGGGTCGAAACTGAGGCTAAGCCCCATTTCAGTCAATGATTTGACACGGTTACGTCCGATGACGCCGCCTATCTGTTGCAGGAATGCCGCCTTGTGCCTGTTCTCGATCTTGGCACAAGTGTCGTTATTTTTGTTTTAAAACAGATATTTGCGTTGCGGGTATACAGGTCGATTTGTTCCCAAAGTGCGCTTTGGAAGAATGTGGCGGGAATAAGGCACGCCCCAGCCGCCAGCTTGCATTCCCGCCGCCCCCCGCTTAGGGATTTTCCCAGAAATCTGAGGCAGGAGCGCGAAAAAATGGACGGCTTGGACGACTTGCGAAGCAGCTGGATTGGCCGCATCGGTGGGGCCACGGATGAGGCGACCCTAGAGGAATTTCGCGTCGCGGCCCTTGGCAAGAAGGGGGAGATCTCTCTCAAAATGCGAGAGCTCGGCAAAATGACGCCCGAGGAACGGCAGGTTGCTGGCCCGGCGCTCAATGCCCTGAAGGATGAGGTCAACGCCGCAATCATGGCGAAGAAGGCGGGCCTTGCCGATGCCGCGCTGGACGCGCGCCTGAAAGCCGAATGGCTGGACGTGACCCTGCCCGCACGTCCCCAGCGCCACGGCACGATCCATCCTGTGTCGCAAGTCATGGAAGAGGTCACCGCGATTTTCGCCGACATGGGTTTCTCGGTTGCCGAAGGCCCGCAGATTGAAACCGACTTCTACAACTTTGACGCGCTCAACATCCCCGGCCACCACCCCGCGCGGGCTGAGATGGATACGTTCTATACCCACCGTGCCGAGGGCGATGACCGCCCGCCCCACGTGCTGCGCACCCACACCAGCCCGGTGCAAATCCGCTACATGCAGGAACATGGCGCGCCGTGCCGCATCATCTCGCCCGGTCGCGTGTATCGCGCCGACTACGACCAGACCCACACGCCGATGTTCCATCAGGTCGAGGGGCTGGTTCTGGGCAAAGATATCTCCATGGCGAACCTGAAATGGGTGCTGGAGGAGTTCTATTCCGCCTTCTTCGGCGTTCAGGTCAAAACCCGCTTCCGCGCGTCCCACTTCCCTTTCGTGGAACCGGGCGCCGAGGTCGATATTCAGTGTTCGTTCGAGGGCGGCACCGTGAAGGTCGGCGAGGGCGACGATTGGCTGGAGATTTTGGGTTCAGGCATGGTCCACCCCAAGGTGCTGGAAGCCGGCAACATCGACCCGACCGAGTTTCAGGGCTTTGCCTTCGGGATGGGCATCGACCGCATCGCCATGCTGAAATACGGCATCCCCGATCTGCGCGACTTCTTCGCCAGCGACCTTCGGTGGCTGCGGCACTACGGGTTTGGCGCGTTGCAGGTGCCGACGACGTATGCGGGGGTTTGAGGGGGTGTTGCCCCTTCGAATGTTCTTGGGGCTCTTCTCCCCCTATCAGGCGACCAAGAGCGAAAAGATCAAAATGGAAGCACAATGCAACGTGCTTTCAATAGGTACCTCTGGCGGTAACGAAGGGTATATTTCCGGAGAGCTACTTCGAACAGAGGCTCAAGCGGCATCAATTCTCAGCCATGTCTCGTTGATGATCGGTGTTACAGGCGTCTTCTATGCTATTCGTCCTGGAAGCGGCATAATTCAATGTGCTTTTGCCATTGAACTGTTGGGTTACCTTGGGTTAGCGCTGTTTTGCTTGAGGTGCCAATTGCGCGTTGGGCAAGCTCTGCTAACGAGAGCTTATGCTCTCACCAAGCCTGATGCAGTCGGAAGAAGCAATGCCATAAGCAGGACCTTTTTTCGTGAATCGCTTGATGAACTTCTTTTTCGAGATCGTATACTCCGATTCACTGTGTACGCGCTGTATGTGCTCACCGTTGCGCTCATACTGACCGTCATCGCTGCTCTAGCGCACTTTCCGAGCGACTTTTCATAGCGTTCATCCGTCTGCCTTCTAGGTAGACTTCGCTGAGTCAAACGTTAGAACACGCAGTAGCAAGCGCGTGGAGCCTAACCAATGAAATTCACCCTCTCCTGGCTGAAAGATCACCTCGACACCGAGGCGACTGTCACTGAAATCACCGATGCCCTCACGGACCTCGGGCTTGAGGTCGAAGGCGTGGAGGACCGCGCGGCGGCCTTGGCGGGCTTCACCATTGCCCATGTCCAATCGGCAGAGCAGCACCCCGACGCCGATCGTCTGCGCATTTGTCAGGTGGAAACCGACGAGGGTGTGCAACAGATCATCTGCGGCGCACCCAACGCGCGGGCAGGGATCAACGTGGTGCTGGCCAAGCCGGGCGATTATATCCCCGGCCTCGATATCACCATCGGCGTGGGCAAAATCCGCGGTGTGGAAAGCTTCGGGATGATGGCCTCGGAAAAAGAACTGCTGCTGAGCGACGAGCATAATGGCATCATCGAGTTGGAAAACGCCAAGGTCGGGCAGAAGTTCGTCGATTGGCTGGCCGAGAATGACCCCGCAAAAGTCGACCCGGTGATCGAGATTGCGATCACGCCGAACCGGCAAGACGCCCTTGGCGTACGCGGGATTGCTCGCGATCTGGCCGCACGCGGTGTCGGCACGTTGAAGCCAAACGATCCGGTCGAAGTGGCGGGCACATTCGCGTCGCCCATTACGGTGACGATTGATGAAGACACCCTGGAGAGTGCGCCGCATTTCACCGGGCGGTTGATCAAGGGCGTGAAGAACGGCCCAAGCCCCGCATGGTTGCAGGATCGCTTGCGGGCGATTGGTCTGCGCCCGATTTCCGCGTTGGTGGACATCACCAACTATTTCACCTTTGACCAAAACCGGCCTTTGCACGTGTTCGATGCCGACAAGGTCTCGGGCAATTTGCGGGTGCACAAGGCGGCGGGCGGCGAAGAGATCGTGGCGCTGGATGACAAAAGCTACACGCTTGGCGCGGGTCAGATGGTGATCAGCGACGATAATGGCGCGGAGAGCATCGCGGGCATCATGGGCGGGGCCGAGACCGGATGCACCGAGGAGACGGTGAACGTCTTCCTCGAAAGCGCTTGGTGGGACCCAGTGGCGATTGCCTACACGGGCCGCGCGTTGAAGATCAACTCGGACGCGCGGTATCGGTTTGAGCGTGGGGCGGACCCGGAATACACGCGCCCCGGCCTGCATGCGGCAACGCAGATGGTGTTGGACCTGTGCGGCGGGGAAGCCTCGGAAGTGGTGGAAGCGGGGGCCGCGCTGGATACAGCACGCAGCTACACCCTGCGCCCGGACCGGGTGAAGTCGCTGGTCGGCATGGAAGTGGCCGCAGCAGAGCAAGCGCGGATTTTGAAGGCGTTGGGCTTTGAGGTGTCGGGTAGCGATGTGTTGGAAGTTGCCGTGCCAAGCTGGCGACGCGATGTCCACGGAGAGCCTGATCTGGTTGAGGAGGTCGCCCGCGTCACGTCCCTGTCACAGTTGGAGCCACAGCCCTTGTCGCGCGAACCCGGCGTGCCAGCGCCCGTGTTGACCCCGATGCAAAAGCGCGAACGTGCGGCACGGCGGACTATCGCGGCGCTCGGTTACAATGAGTGCGTGACCTATTCGTTCATCGACAAGGCCAGCGCAGAGCTGTTTGGCGGCGGCGCCGATGAAGTGATGCTCGAGAACCCGATCTCGTCCGAGATGTCCCATATGCGTCCCGCGGTCCTTCCCGGCTTGTTGCAGGCAGCGGCTCGCAATCAGGCACGGGGTCGGATGGACGTGGCTTTGTTCGAAGTGGGGGCGGCGTTTCAGGGCGGTGAACCCGGAGAGCAGCACTTGGTCGCAACGGGGCTGTTGGTCGGCCACACCGGCCCCCGTGATCCCCACGGGGCGCGCCGCGCGGTCGATGTATTTGACGTGAAAGCCGATGCCGAGGCGGTTCTGTCCGCCATCGGGGCGCCCGCCAAAGCGCAGATTTTGCGTGGCGCGGGGGAGCAGTGGCATCCGGGCCGCCACGGGATGATTTGCCTGGGACCGAAAAAGGTGCTCGCGGTATTTGGGGAAATCCACCCCAAGGTGCTGGACGCGATGGATGTAAAAGGCCCGGCAATGGCGTTCTCGATCTTCCCGGAAGCCGTGCCGATGCCACGCAGCACCAATGCGAGTCGAGGCGCAGTCACGATGTCGGATTTACAATCGGTTGAGCGCGATTTTG
This window harbors:
- the pheS gene encoding phenylalanine--tRNA ligase subunit alpha translates to MDDLRSSWIGRIGGATDEATLEEFRVAALGKKGEISLKMRELGKMTPEERQVAGPALNALKDEVNAAIMAKKAGLADAALDARLKAEWLDVTLPARPQRHGTIHPVSQVMEEVTAIFADMGFSVAEGPQIETDFYNFDALNIPGHHPARAEMDTFYTHRAEGDDRPPHVLRTHTSPVQIRYMQEHGAPCRIISPGRVYRADYDQTHTPMFHQVEGLVLGKDISMANLKWVLEEFYSAFFGVQVKTRFRASHFPFVEPGAEVDIQCSFEGGTVKVGEGDDWLEILGSGMVHPKVLEAGNIDPTEFQGFAFGMGIDRIAMLKYGIPDLRDFFASDLRWLRHYGFGALQVPTTYAGV
- the pheT gene encoding phenylalanine--tRNA ligase subunit beta produces the protein MKFTLSWLKDHLDTEATVTEITDALTDLGLEVEGVEDRAAALAGFTIAHVQSAEQHPDADRLRICQVETDEGVQQIICGAPNARAGINVVLAKPGDYIPGLDITIGVGKIRGVESFGMMASEKELLLSDEHNGIIELENAKVGQKFVDWLAENDPAKVDPVIEIAITPNRQDALGVRGIARDLAARGVGTLKPNDPVEVAGTFASPITVTIDEDTLESAPHFTGRLIKGVKNGPSPAWLQDRLRAIGLRPISALVDITNYFTFDQNRPLHVFDADKVSGNLRVHKAAGGEEIVALDDKSYTLGAGQMVISDDNGAESIAGIMGGAETGCTEETVNVFLESAWWDPVAIAYTGRALKINSDARYRFERGADPEYTRPGLHAATQMVLDLCGGEASEVVEAGAALDTARSYTLRPDRVKSLVGMEVAAAEQARILKALGFEVSGSDVLEVAVPSWRRDVHGEPDLVEEVARVTSLSQLEPQPLSREPGVPAPVLTPMQKRERAARRTIAALGYNECVTYSFIDKASAELFGGGADEVMLENPISSEMSHMRPAVLPGLLQAAARNQARGRMDVALFEVGAAFQGGEPGEQHLVATGLLVGHTGPRDPHGARRAVDVFDVKADAEAVLSAIGAPAKAQILRGAGEQWHPGRHGMICLGPKKVLAVFGEIHPKVLDAMDVKGPAMAFSIFPEAVPMPRSTNASRGAVTMSDLQSVERDFAFVVPADVAALDVVNAAAGADKALIADVSVFDEFIGGSLGDGNKSIAIAVRMQPKDKTLTEEEIDAAADKVVAKVSKAVGGVLRG